From Nicotiana tabacum cultivar K326 chromosome 20, ASM71507v2, whole genome shotgun sequence, one genomic window encodes:
- the LOC107789696 gene encoding uncharacterized protein LOC107789696, with product MEDVLTEIPPPSRFFLEDLNNFCPPSPPLPSPFLLFATPKPEKFSRPSLLIIALSSPSLQVLHHVSSKTLVGTLILPEIPFSGNSVEPSLKDKSCNIYALNEADNLIMIVSVQYPVTAERSHTVAKLLIGEQIIPEKVLILDSIRSNNFRGKLSPDEAFAFKLESSAERKAKADGHQDSPLVKCADYLPSGSVVDGLAAALLSRCQLKKIRGTLCVSWPEAGISVISLVISLLLKDVLSGVNHINVGDLEEEFLKLGRNKDFLLDSELYT from the coding sequence ATGGAAGACGTActaacagaaatccctccaccttCAAGGTTCTTTTTGGAAGATCTGAACAACTTTTGTCCTCCGTCTCCTCCTCTTCCCTCTCCATTCCTGTTGTTTGCAACTCCTAAACCGGAGAAATTTTCTCGCCCTTCTCTCCTCATCATTGCCCTGTCTTCACCATCACTTCAAGTTTTACATCATGTGTCCTCCAAAACCCTTGTCGGAACTCTTATCCTTCCTGAAATCCCATTCTCTGGCAATTCAGTCGAGCCCTCTCTTAAAGATAAATCGTGCAATATATATGCCCTGAATGAAGCTGATAACTTGATTATGATTGTGTCCGTACAATATCCAGTTACTGCAGAGAGATCTCATACAGTGGCAAAGCTACTGATTGGAGAACAGATTATTCCAGAAAAGGTCTTAATCCTGGACTCCATTCGTAGTAATAACTTTCGAGGAAAACTTTCACCTGATGAAGCGTTTGCATTTAAGCTGGAATCATCTGCAGAGAGAAAAGCAAAGGCTGATGGACATCAAGATTCACCACTGGTAAAATGCGCAGACTATCTTCCATCAGGAAGTGTTGTCGATGGCTTGGCGGCTGCTTTATTGAGCCGATGTCAGTTGAAGAAGATCAGAGGAACCCTGTGTGTTTCATGGCCTGAAGCTGGTATTTCAGTTATATCACTTGTTATATCTCTACTGCTCAAGGATGTCCTGTCCGGCGTGAATCATATTAACGTTGGGGATCTTGAGGAGGAATTCCTAAAATTAGGTAGGAACAAGGATTTCCTTCTTGATTCTGAACTCTATACATGA
- the LOC107789704 gene encoding DNA-directed RNA polymerases II, IV and V subunit 3-like: protein MEGVSYQRFPRIKIREVKDDYMKFELRDTDASIANALRRVMIAEVPTIAIDLVEIEVNSSVLNDEFISHRLGLIPLTSERAMSMRFSRDCDACDGDGQCEYCSVEFYLRVKCLSDQTLDVTSKDLLSSDHTVVPVDYSDASSGFDNSTNKGIIIVKLRRGQELRLRAIARKGIAKDHAKWSPAATVTFMYEPDIYINEDMMETLTLEEKRELVDSSPTKVFGIDPENKVIVVDAEAYTYDDEVLKKCEAMGKPGLIEIHAKEDSFIFTVETTGAVKASQLVLNAIEVLKQKLDAVRLSDDTVEADDQFGELGAHMRGG, encoded by the exons ATGGAGGGCGTCTCGTACCAGAGATTCCCAAGGATCAAAATCCGTGAAGTTAAAGACGACTACATGAAATTCGAGCTGCGCGACACCGACGCCAGCATAGCCAACGCGCTTCGGCGCGTGATGATAGCAGAAGTCCCAACTATCGCCATTGACCTCGTTGAAATCGAGGTCAATTCCTCGGTCCTCAACGACGAGTTCATATCTCATCGTCTGGGTCTCATCCCGCTCACTAGCGAGCGCGCAATGAGCATGCGTTTCTCCCGTGACTGTGACGCGTGTGACGGTGACGGACAGTGCGAGTATTGTTCCGTTGAGTTTTACCTCCGTGTCAAGTGCCTTAGTGACCAGACGCTCGATGTTACTAGCAAAGATTTGTTGAGTTCGGATCATACTGTTGTTCCTGTCGATTATTCCGATGCTTCCTCCGGTTTTGATAATTCTACCAATAA GGGAATCATAATTGTGAAACTACGACGTGGGCAGGAGTTAAGGTTAAGAGCAATAGCACGGAAAGGAATTGCTAAAGATCATGCGAAATGGTCTCCTGCAGCAACTGTGACTTTCATGTATGAACCAGATATCTACATCAATGAGGACATGATGGAGACCTTGACTCTCGAGGAGAAAAGAGAATTAGTAGACAGTAGTCCCACAAAAGTCTTTGGCATTGATCCTGAAAACAAG GTTATTGTAGTTGATGCTGAGGCATACACTTACGATGATGAGGTGCTTAAGAAATGTGAAGCCATGGGAAAACCTGGACTTATAGAGATACATGCCAAGGAAGATAGTTTTATTTTCACTGTTGAAACGACTGGCGCAGTTAAAGCTTCACAATTGGTACTCAATGCAATAGAAGTGCTGAAGCAGAAATTGGATGCAGTACGCCTTTCAGATGACACCGTGGAAGCAGATGATCAGTTTGGAGAGTTGGGTGCACATATGCGCGGAGGGTAA